A window of the Candidatus Nitrosotalea okcheonensis genome harbors these coding sequences:
- a CDS encoding EamA family transporter produces the protein MSSTKIHNQGGILFVTVLLSKIPTNITPSEIPNILFLGILGFGFSLYFFLHSLKRIGTVRTILIFSTSSIFGLVFATIFLHEPIGTYQLIAIAIILFGIHLIAREGQESTKV, from the coding sequence ATTAGTTCGACTAAGATCCATAATCAGGGCGGCATACTCTTTGTTACTGTACTGTTATCAAAGATACCCACCAACATAACACCTTCAGAAATCCCAAATATTCTTTTTCTCGGAATTCTAGGTTTTGGATTTTCACTTTATTTCTTTTTGCACAGCCTTAAGCGAATAGGAACAGTAAGAACAATACTAATTTTTTCTACATCATCAATATTCGGTCTTGTCTTTGCAACAATATTCTTGCATGAGCCTATTGGTACATATCAGTTAATTGCCATTGCAATTATACTGTTTGGTATTCATCTTATTGCAAGAGAAGGACAGGAATCTACAAAGGTTTAG
- a CDS encoding HoxN/HupN/NixA family nickel/cobalt transporter produces the protein MDVWPFVFLSIPTMVILGLRHGVDIDHITAIDNLVRLHNAMKKSRWIGASFSSGHMTSVLVEMIFIIYLVGGFINLNNLAFWGGIIGAIALGTIAVVNIYSMKRWGKSSSAILASRILSKTGMLGTSGSAFVTGLVFGLGFDTATQISAISLSAVASATMGVQVALFLAGFFALGMIPIDTLDSVLLRSALSKIFHTKGFRYMSYALSGVALLVATGESYGILMHVDVLPVWVGATLAAGIILTSFAYGFATRKGGVNISQSPKPL, from the coding sequence ATGGATGTGTGGCCTTTTGTATTTTTATCAATTCCAACTATGGTTATTTTGGGATTACGCCATGGGGTAGATATTGATCATATAACAGCTATCGATAATCTTGTTCGATTACATAATGCTATGAAGAAGTCACGATGGATAGGAGCTTCATTCAGTTCCGGTCATATGACATCCGTGTTAGTAGAAATGATCTTTATCATATACCTAGTTGGCGGGTTCATTAATCTTAACAATTTAGCATTTTGGGGAGGAATAATTGGAGCAATTGCTCTTGGAACAATAGCGGTAGTAAATATTTACTCTATGAAGAGATGGGGTAAAAGCAGCTCTGCGATACTTGCAAGTAGAATCTTGTCTAAAACTGGTATGCTGGGTACTTCCGGTTCGGCATTTGTTACAGGTCTTGTATTTGGATTAGGTTTTGATACTGCAACACAGATATCAGCGATCAGCTTATCAGCTGTAGCTTCTGCAACAATGGGAGTTCAAGTGGCACTATTCCTTGCGGGATTTTTTGCATTAGGGATGATTCCAATTGATACTCTTGATAGTGTATTGCTAAGATCTGCACTTTCTAAGATATTCCATACCAAAGGATTTCGATACATGTCATATGCTCTTAGTGGGGTTGCACTACTTGTAGCCACGGGTGAATCCTATGGAATACTGATGCATGTAGATGTTCTGCCTGTGTGGGTAGGTGCTACATTGGCCGCAGGAATCATTTTGACATCATTTGCATATGGATTTGCTACGCGAAAGGGTGGAGTAAACATATCTCAATCTCCTAAACCTTTGTAG